From Rhodovastum atsumiense, a single genomic window includes:
- a CDS encoding hydantoinase B/oxoprolinase family protein gives MAAWQFWIDRGGTFTDIVARDPQGRLSTHKLLSENPGRYRDAALAGIRAVLGLAPDAPIPPGAIEAVKMGTTVATNALLERKGERTLLVVNRGFADALRIGNQARPRLFDLRITLPGLLYEAVVEIPGRVDAGGTELEALDEDAARTEFAAARARGIEAVAIVLMHAWKHPAHERRLAALAREAGFAQVSASHEVSPLLRLVPRGDTTVVDAYLSPILRRYVDQVASELDGVRLYFMQSNGGLAEAHRFQGKDAILSGPAGGIVGAARTAAMAGLDRIIGFDMGGTSTDVALYAGGFERAFETEVAGVRMRAPMMAINTVAAGGGSILHFDGARFRVGPDSAGADPGPACYRRGGPLTVTDANLCVGKIQPAHFPAIFGPEGNAPLDDAAVREGFSRLAAEIAAATGTPRDPRDVAEGFLRIAVANMANAIKQVSVQKGHDATRFALQCFGGAGGQHACLVADELGMTTVFIHPFAGVLSAYGMGLADQTAMREQAVECPLSAEAMPGLEALAARLAGEAAQALRAQGADPARITVACRLHVRYAGTEAALVVDLAPAGAVETAFTAAHRARFGFATPGRGLVVEAVAVEATAAGEPVIEATIPARAGGAPAPIDQVEMWSGGRAHPTPVFERTELRAGDHVAGPALIREANATTVVEPGWTAEVTERDHMLLRRTEARQIRIAAGTDRADPVLLELFNNLFMNVAEQTGAVLQNTSQSVNIKERLDFSCAIFDAGGGLVANAPHVPVHLGAMGESVRTVIARRGATLAPSDVVALNNPYNGGTHLPDITVITPVFDAAGREILFFVGSRGHHADIGGITPGSTPPASRTLEEEGVVIDDFLLVSRGQFREAEFRALLAGARWPARSPDVNVADIKAQVAANEKGVAELRRVVAQYGWEVVRAYMRHVMDNAEESVRRVIDRIGDGAFRYVMDNGAPLCVRVAVDRAARSALVDFTGTGPQNPGNFNAPPAVTRAAVLYVFRCLVGDDIPLNDGCLVPITIHIPPGTFLSPAPGAAVVAGNTEVSQATCNALFGALGALACSQGTMNNFLFGDATRQYYETICGGTGAGPGFDGTSAVQTHMTNTRMTDPEVLELRYPVLVEEFAIRRGSGGAGRWRGGDGARRRLRFREKMTAVIVASRRAVAPFGLAGGADGTAGRQWVERAGGGVQVLAGTDRVELGAGDAIVIETPGGGGYGPAAG, from the coding sequence ATGGCAGCCTGGCAATTCTGGATCGACCGCGGCGGCACCTTCACCGACATCGTCGCCCGCGACCCGCAGGGCCGGCTGTCCACCCACAAGTTGCTCTCGGAGAACCCGGGCCGGTATCGCGACGCCGCCCTGGCCGGGATCCGCGCCGTGCTGGGCCTGGCGCCCGATGCCCCGATCCCGCCCGGTGCGATCGAGGCGGTGAAGATGGGCACCACCGTCGCCACCAACGCGCTGCTCGAGCGCAAGGGCGAGCGCACACTGCTGGTGGTGAACCGCGGCTTCGCCGACGCGCTGCGCATCGGCAACCAGGCGCGTCCCCGCCTGTTCGACCTGCGCATCACCCTGCCCGGACTGCTTTACGAGGCGGTGGTGGAAATCCCCGGCCGCGTCGATGCCGGGGGGACGGAGCTGGAGGCCCTGGACGAAGACGCCGCCCGGACGGAATTCGCCGCCGCCCGGGCCCGCGGCATCGAGGCGGTCGCCATCGTGCTGATGCATGCCTGGAAGCACCCCGCGCACGAGCGGCGCCTCGCCGCGCTGGCGCGCGAGGCCGGCTTCGCCCAGGTCTCGGCCAGCCACGAGGTCAGCCCGCTGCTGCGGCTGGTGCCGCGCGGCGACACCACGGTGGTGGATGCCTATCTCTCGCCGATCCTGCGCCGCTACGTGGATCAGGTGGCGTCCGAGCTGGACGGGGTGCGGCTCTATTTCATGCAGTCCAATGGCGGGCTGGCCGAGGCGCATCGCTTCCAGGGCAAAGACGCCATCCTGTCCGGGCCGGCGGGGGGCATCGTCGGCGCCGCCCGTACCGCTGCCATGGCCGGGCTCGACCGCATCATCGGCTTCGACATGGGCGGCACCTCGACCGACGTGGCGCTCTATGCCGGCGGTTTCGAGCGCGCCTTCGAGACCGAGGTCGCCGGCGTGCGCATGCGCGCGCCGATGATGGCGATCAACACGGTCGCGGCGGGCGGCGGCTCGATCCTGCATTTCGACGGGGCCCGGTTCCGGGTCGGCCCGGATTCCGCCGGTGCCGATCCTGGTCCCGCCTGTTACCGCCGTGGCGGCCCGCTGACCGTCACCGACGCCAATCTCTGCGTGGGCAAGATCCAGCCCGCGCATTTCCCGGCGATCTTCGGCCCGGAGGGGAACGCGCCGCTGGATGACGCGGCGGTGCGGGAGGGCTTTTCCCGCCTTGCCGCCGAGATCGCCGCCGCCACCGGCACGCCGCGTGACCCGCGCGACGTCGCCGAGGGCTTCCTGCGCATCGCGGTCGCCAACATGGCCAACGCCATCAAGCAGGTATCGGTGCAGAAGGGGCACGACGCCACCCGCTTCGCCCTGCAATGCTTCGGCGGCGCCGGCGGCCAGCATGCCTGCCTGGTCGCCGACGAGCTGGGCATGACCACGGTGTTCATCCATCCCTTCGCCGGCGTGCTGTCGGCCTATGGCATGGGGCTCGCCGACCAGACGGCGATGCGCGAGCAGGCGGTGGAGTGCCCGCTCTCGGCCGAGGCGATGCCCGGGCTGGAGGCGCTGGCGGCGCGGCTGGCCGGGGAGGCGGCGCAGGCGCTGCGTGCCCAGGGCGCCGATCCCGCCCGCATCACCGTCGCCTGCCGCCTGCATGTCCGCTACGCCGGCACCGAGGCGGCGCTGGTGGTCGATCTCGCCCCGGCCGGGGCAGTCGAGACCGCGTTCACCGCGGCACATCGCGCCCGGTTCGGCTTCGCCACGCCCGGCCGCGGGCTGGTGGTGGAAGCGGTGGCGGTGGAAGCGACCGCCGCCGGCGAACCGGTGATCGAGGCGACCATTCCCGCCCGCGCCGGCGGCGCCCCGGCGCCGATCGACCAGGTGGAGATGTGGAGCGGCGGCCGCGCCCACCCGACCCCGGTGTTCGAGCGCACGGAGCTGCGCGCGGGCGACCATGTCGCCGGCCCCGCGCTGATCCGCGAGGCCAATGCCACCACCGTGGTCGAGCCCGGCTGGACCGCCGAGGTCACCGAACGCGACCACATGCTGCTGCGGCGCACCGAGGCGCGGCAGATCCGCATCGCCGCGGGCACCGACCGTGCCGACCCGGTGCTGCTGGAGCTGTTCAACAACCTGTTCATGAACGTCGCCGAGCAGACCGGGGCGGTGCTGCAGAACACCTCGCAGAGCGTCAACATCAAGGAGCGCCTGGATTTCTCCTGCGCCATCTTCGACGCCGGCGGCGGGCTGGTCGCCAATGCGCCGCACGTGCCGGTGCATCTCGGCGCCATGGGCGAGAGCGTGCGCACCGTCATCGCCCGCCGCGGCGCAACCCTGGCTCCGAGCGACGTGGTCGCGTTGAACAATCCCTATAATGGCGGCACCCACCTGCCCGACATCACCGTCATCACCCCGGTGTTCGACGCGGCGGGGCGGGAGATCCTGTTCTTCGTCGGCAGCCGCGGCCACCACGCCGATATCGGCGGCATCACCCCGGGCTCCACGCCGCCCGCGTCACGCACGCTGGAGGAAGAGGGCGTGGTGATCGACGATTTCCTGCTGGTCTCGCGCGGGCAGTTCCGCGAAGCGGAATTCCGCGCGCTGCTGGCCGGGGCGCGCTGGCCGGCGCGCAGCCCGGACGTGAACGTGGCCGACATCAAGGCGCAGGTCGCGGCCAACGAGAAGGGCGTCGCCGAGCTGCGTCGCGTCGTCGCCCAGTACGGCTGGGAGGTGGTGCGCGCCTATATGCGCCACGTCATGGACAATGCCGAGGAGAGCGTCCGCCGGGTGATCGACCGCATCGGCGACGGCGCTTTCCGCTATGTCATGGACAACGGCGCGCCGCTCTGCGTGCGGGTCGCGGTCGACCGGGCCGCGCGCAGCGCGCTGGTCGACTTCACCGGCACCGGCCCGCAGAACCCGGGCAACTTCAACGCCCCGCCGGCGGTGACGCGCGCCGCCGTGCTCTATGTCTTCCGCTGCCTCGTCGGCGACGACATCCCGCTCAACGATGGCTGCCTGGTGCCGATCACCATCCACATCCCGCCCGGCACCTTCCTCTCGCCCGCGCCGGGGGCGGCGGTGGTCGCCGGCAACACCGAGGTCAGCCAGGCCACCTGCAACGCGCTGTTCGGTGCGCTCGGCGCGCTCGCCTGCAGCCAGGGCACCATGAACAACTTTCTCTTCGGCGACGCGACGCGCCAGTACTACGAGACCATCTGCGGCGGCACCGGCGCGGGGCCGGGCTTCGACGGGACCAGCGCGGTGCAGACCCACATGACCAATACCCGCATGACCGATCCCGAGGTGCTGGAGCTGCGCTACCCGGTGCTGGTCGAGGAATTCGCCATTCGCCGCGGCTCCGGTGGGGCCGGGCGCTGGCGCGGCGGCGACGGCGCACGCCGGCGCCTGCGCTTCCGCGAGAAGATGACCGCGGTGATCGTCGCCTCCCGCCGCGCCGTCGCCCCGTTCGGGCTGGCAGGCGGCGCCGACGGGACCGCCGGCCGGCAATGGGTGGAGCGGGCCGGCGGCGGCGTCCAGGTGCTGGCCGGCACCGACCGGGTCGAGTTGGGCGCGGGCGATGCCATCGTCATCGAGACGCCGGGTGGTGGCGGCTACGGCCCCGCGGCGGGCTAG
- the rsmH gene encoding 16S rRNA (cytosine(1402)-N(4))-methyltransferase RsmH, protein MSGHLPVMLAEVLEMLAPRPGAACLDGTFGGGGYSGAILERGVGTLWAIDRDPAAIARGASLAARHPGRLHLIEGCFGDLAELLRDRGVDRLDGVVLDLGVSSFQLDDPDRGFSFRGDGPLDMRMGRQGPTAADLVNRLPEQELADTLFQFGEERLSRRIARAIVAARAETPIETTARLAAIIRGVVPPDRSGIDPATRSFQALRIRVNDELGEITRALAGAATLLAPGGRLVVVSFHSLEDRLVKRFMTEAAGRAPAPSRHHPGGLVPRDAARFRLLTPRALRPGESETTANPRARSARLRAIERVASATEGVAA, encoded by the coding sequence ATGAGCGGGCACCTGCCGGTGATGCTGGCCGAGGTGCTGGAGATGCTGGCCCCCCGCCCTGGCGCGGCCTGCCTCGACGGCACCTTCGGCGGCGGCGGCTACAGCGGCGCCATTCTCGAGCGCGGCGTCGGCACGCTGTGGGCGATCGACCGCGACCCGGCCGCGATCGCGCGGGGCGCCTCGCTGGCCGCCCGCCATCCGGGCCGGCTGCACCTGATCGAGGGCTGCTTCGGCGACCTGGCCGAATTGCTGCGCGACCGCGGCGTCGACCGCCTCGACGGCGTCGTGCTCGATCTCGGCGTTTCCTCCTTCCAGCTCGACGACCCCGACCGCGGCTTTTCCTTCCGCGGCGACGGGCCGCTCGACATGCGCATGGGACGGCAGGGCCCGACCGCCGCCGACCTGGTCAACCGCCTGCCCGAGCAGGAACTGGCCGACACGCTGTTCCAGTTCGGCGAGGAACGGCTGTCGCGGCGCATCGCCCGCGCCATCGTCGCCGCGCGCGCCGAGACCCCGATCGAGACCACCGCGCGGCTGGCCGCCATCATCCGTGGCGTGGTGCCGCCGGATCGTTCTGGTATCGATCCCGCCACCCGCAGCTTCCAGGCCCTGCGCATCCGCGTGAACGATGAACTGGGCGAGATCACCCGCGCGCTGGCCGGCGCGGCCACGCTGCTCGCCCCCGGCGGCCGGCTGGTGGTGGTGTCCTTCCACTCGCTCGAAGACCGGCTGGTGAAGCGCTTCATGACCGAGGCGGCCGGCCGCGCACCGGCGCCCTCGCGGCACCATCCCGGCGGCCTGGTGCCCCGCGATGCCGCCCGGTTCCGCCTGCTCACCCCACGGGCGCTTCGCCCGGGGGAGAGCGAAACCACCGCCAACCCGCGGGCGCGCAGCGCGCGGCTGCGGGCGATTGAACGGGTGGCGAGCGCCACCGAAGGGGTTGCAGCATGA
- a CDS encoding N-acetylmuramoyl-L-alanine amidase encodes MLILHYTGMQSAQEAIDRLRDPEARVSSHYVVEEDGTIWRLVPEERRAWHAGISYWRGHRVLNGRSVGIEIVNPGHAFGYRDFPAPQMRAVSRLCREILGRHAVPARNVVAHSDVAPDRKEDPGERFDWAGLAREGIGLWPEGVPDLGTDGALADAQDLRAVRAALARIGYEVAAEGPFDPALATVLRAFQRHWRPEAVTGQADAGTQARLLAVAGSCG; translated from the coding sequence ATGCTCATCCTGCACTACACCGGGATGCAAAGCGCGCAGGAAGCGATCGACCGGCTGCGCGACCCGGAGGCCCGGGTCTCCAGCCATTACGTGGTGGAGGAAGACGGGACCATCTGGCGCCTGGTGCCCGAGGAACGACGCGCCTGGCACGCCGGGATCTCCTATTGGCGCGGCCATCGGGTGCTGAACGGGCGGTCGGTCGGCATCGAGATCGTCAATCCGGGCCACGCCTTCGGCTACCGCGACTTCCCGGCGCCGCAGATGCGGGCCGTCAGCCGGCTCTGCCGGGAGATCCTGGGCCGCCACGCGGTGCCGGCTCGCAATGTCGTGGCGCACAGCGACGTGGCGCCGGACCGCAAGGAAGACCCCGGCGAGCGGTTCGACTGGGCGGGACTGGCGCGCGAGGGCATCGGCCTGTGGCCCGAGGGCGTGCCCGACCTGGGCACCGACGGGGCGTTGGCGGATGCGCAGGACCTGCGCGCGGTCCGGGCGGCGCTGGCACGAATCGGCTACGAAGTGGCGGCGGAAGGGCCGTTCGATCCCGCCCTGGCCACCGTCCTGCGCGCCTTCCAGCGCCACTGGCGGCCGGAAGCGGTCACCGGGCAGGCGGATGCCGGGACGCAAGCGCGGCTGCTGGCCGTGGCGGGAAGCTGCGGCTGA
- the ftsL gene encoding cell division protein FtsL — protein MIRPFTFVCMVLAGGAGLYLYQAKHTSQLLDREIARVVRQADGARERMAVLRAEYTLLNDPSRLSELAGQHLPGLKTTQPGQFTTVAEFEKRLPPVGEPPAEPAPVEPDAPGAKLPEPKPVDLPVARLPEAKPDRPEKTEPARPAIAHRPAAEPAAVAAATAPRPAQATAQAQAQQSSPQPAPQRTAPSRPIVLTETLGSPAAHARQRTRAPAQAAVVPTAAVQPASPPPTHQWASALGNRPSSPPPRPLSMQAAGTQAYAPPPGSPAEAVARAARGGAVDPSVPAVASALGMARSLSAASPVSAANAASYWQAGGGQPAGNR, from the coding sequence ATGATCCGGCCATTCACCTTTGTCTGCATGGTGCTGGCCGGCGGTGCGGGCCTCTATCTCTACCAGGCCAAGCACACCTCGCAGTTGCTCGACCGCGAGATCGCGCGGGTGGTCCGCCAGGCCGACGGGGCGCGCGAGCGCATGGCCGTGCTGCGCGCCGAATACACGCTGCTGAATGATCCCTCGCGCCTGTCCGAACTCGCCGGGCAGCATCTGCCGGGGCTGAAGACCACCCAGCCCGGCCAGTTCACCACGGTGGCGGAGTTCGAGAAGCGGTTGCCGCCGGTGGGCGAGCCGCCGGCCGAGCCCGCGCCGGTCGAACCCGACGCGCCGGGGGCGAAGCTGCCGGAACCGAAGCCGGTCGACCTGCCGGTGGCCAGGCTGCCCGAGGCAAAGCCCGACCGGCCTGAGAAGACCGAGCCGGCACGCCCGGCAATCGCCCACCGCCCGGCCGCCGAACCCGCCGCCGTTGCCGCCGCCACCGCCCCGCGCCCGGCGCAGGCGACGGCGCAGGCGCAGGCGCAGCAATCCTCGCCGCAGCCTGCCCCCCAGCGCACCGCCCCGTCGCGCCCGATCGTGCTGACCGAAACCCTCGGCTCGCCCGCCGCGCATGCGCGCCAGCGCACGCGCGCGCCGGCGCAGGCCGCGGTGGTGCCGACCGCCGCGGTGCAGCCGGCCTCGCCGCCGCCGACCCACCAATGGGCCAGCGCCCTGGGCAACCGCCCCTCCTCGCCGCCGCCGCGCCCGCTCTCGATGCAGGCGGCCGGCACGCAAGCCTATGCCCCGCCCCCGGGCAGCCCCGCCGAAGCGGTGGCGCGCGCGGCCCGGGGCGGGGCCGTCGATCCCTCGGTTCCGGCGGTGGCATCGGCGCTCGGCATGGCGCGCTCGCTCAGCGCGGCCTCGCCGGTCAGTGCCGCCAATGCCGCCTCCTACTGGCAGGCTGGCGGGGGCCAGCCGGCAGGTAACCGATGA
- a CDS encoding AsmA family protein — translation MRALRLLLGGFALLLLLAVAAVWLLPPLLDWDRYRDSIATLASEQLGRDVRIAGPISLALLPTPQLTAAGVSVTEGGDGITIRADQLNLRVGLAALAAGRIDARELVLRGAEMRVPWPLQPVQISAAAPEWFATTSVQIEDGQLVVGRVAITGIRARLTTDAFTGSYTAAGNGQISGRPWHFTGRLTRAGDDGAAGLDITVDGHGPVQDTGATLTGQLHPDGSFVGRIAGRGPDLSQLLPAPAVPFRAEGRVSISGGLAAADDLVGEIGGSAAKGAVALRVLPQLRLDVALAANRLDLDGWAPALLRGRAPAFPTGIDLSAEAAQLAGGTLRRLRGAFDIEGGTVAVRELKMVLPGDAALAVTGQVLPREGGAQVPRFEGDVTLSAPALRTTFAWLDAAGVAPFSALPPGVLRSAEMAGHAVLQPGQLALSRLDGTLDGIRVSGLLGLRTGERPGLAATLRMDRCDLDPWLPAALPPLAGIPARLARMDADLRLTAQQAFLRGTAFGPVALDAAVEGGALTLRRLDVTASDMRATLSGALREGGRIADGRLDLQAPSAAPLAGLLPPALAPLARARTFWLAPLMLQATASGAPEALGLRISGELGDLRLEAQPTLDLSGRSAAGVLTLRHPGAPRLLESLGIGGTASWLGDGSLGLVARLSGQFAVGRPARWAADSFDLSAGGLHANGTLALEADGTAPPLLSGRIVAETLPLPVPHPRSPEPLPIAALAGWRANLRLEAGRVLDGLTPVLEQAAATLSLAEGKLRLEGGTARLDGGTLGGSASLDVGGTVPALAVQATLTGATVDGPLFGLPVDLVTGRVDAGLSLEASGYSPAALLATLSGEARVTAMDGTLTGFSLASATGGLPEAALRTALSGGTTAFTRLDLALRARRGVMEVTEARMTGASGAVTLGGSVDLGGSTADLRFGLLPAVADPPVVGLRLNGPLDQLKRSAEMAAVVRWRAEHAARP, via the coding sequence GTGCGCGCGCTGCGCCTCCTGCTGGGCGGCTTCGCGCTGCTGCTGCTCCTGGCGGTGGCGGCGGTCTGGCTGTTGCCGCCGCTGCTGGATTGGGACCGTTACCGCGACTCGATCGCCACCCTGGCCTCCGAGCAACTCGGGCGCGACGTGCGCATCGCCGGTCCCATCAGCCTGGCGCTGTTGCCGACACCGCAACTGACCGCCGCCGGGGTCAGCGTCACCGAGGGCGGTGACGGCATCACCATCCGCGCCGATCAGTTGAACCTGCGCGTCGGGCTGGCGGCGCTGGCCGCGGGACGGATCGATGCCCGGGAACTGGTGCTGCGTGGCGCGGAGATGCGGGTGCCCTGGCCGCTGCAGCCGGTGCAGATCTCCGCCGCTGCCCCGGAGTGGTTCGCCACCACCTCGGTGCAGATCGAGGATGGGCAGCTCGTGGTCGGCCGGGTGGCGATCACCGGCATTCGCGCCCGCCTGACCACGGATGCCTTCACCGGCAGCTACACCGCCGCCGGCAACGGCCAGATCTCGGGACGGCCCTGGCACTTCACCGGCCGGCTGACCCGCGCCGGCGACGACGGGGCGGCCGGGCTCGACATCACCGTCGACGGGCATGGCCCGGTGCAGGACACCGGCGCCACGCTGACCGGCCAGTTGCACCCCGACGGCAGCTTCGTCGGCCGCATCGCCGGGCGCGGTCCGGACCTGTCGCAATTGCTGCCGGCGCCGGCGGTGCCGTTCCGCGCCGAGGGACGGGTCAGCATCTCGGGCGGTCTCGCCGCGGCCGACGATCTCGTGGGAGAGATCGGCGGGTCGGCGGCCAAGGGCGCGGTCGCGTTGCGGGTGCTGCCGCAGTTGCGGCTGGATGTCGCGCTGGCCGCCAACCGGCTCGATCTCGATGGCTGGGCCCCGGCACTGCTGCGCGGCCGCGCGCCGGCCTTTCCCACCGGCATCGACCTCTCGGCCGAGGCGGCGCAACTGGCCGGCGGCACCTTGCGGCGGCTGCGCGGCGCCTTCGACATCGAGGGCGGCACGGTAGCGGTGCGCGAGTTGAAGATGGTGCTGCCCGGAGATGCGGCCCTCGCCGTCACCGGGCAGGTACTGCCGCGCGAGGGCGGGGCGCAGGTGCCGCGCTTCGAAGGCGATGTGACGCTGTCCGCGCCGGCCTTGCGCACCACCTTCGCCTGGCTCGACGCCGCCGGCGTCGCTCCGTTCTCCGCGCTGCCGCCCGGCGTGCTGCGCAGCGCCGAGATGGCCGGCCATGCGGTGCTGCAGCCCGGCCAACTGGCGCTGTCGCGACTGGACGGCACGCTGGACGGCATTCGCGTGAGCGGCCTGCTCGGCCTGCGCACCGGCGAGCGGCCGGGGCTCGCGGCGACGCTGCGCATGGATCGGTGCGATCTGGATCCGTGGCTGCCCGCCGCCCTGCCGCCGCTTGCCGGTATTCCCGCGCGGCTCGCCCGCATGGATGCCGATCTGCGGCTGACCGCGCAGCAGGCTTTCCTGCGTGGCACCGCCTTCGGTCCGGTGGCACTGGATGCCGCGGTCGAGGGCGGTGCGTTGACGTTGCGCCGTCTCGACGTGACTGCCTCGGACATGCGCGCCACCCTGTCCGGCGCCCTGCGGGAAGGCGGGCGGATCGCTGACGGCCGGCTCGACCTGCAGGCGCCGTCGGCCGCGCCGCTGGCCGGGCTGTTGCCGCCGGCGCTGGCCCCGCTGGCCCGGGCGCGCACGTTCTGGCTGGCGCCGCTGATGCTGCAGGCGACCGCCTCCGGCGCGCCCGAGGCGCTCGGCCTGCGCATCTCCGGCGAGCTCGGCGACCTGCGGCTGGAGGCACAGCCGACGCTCGACCTGTCGGGGCGCAGTGCCGCGGGGGTGTTGACGCTGCGCCATCCGGGGGCGCCGCGGCTTTTGGAATCACTGGGGATCGGCGGCACCGCGTCCTGGCTTGGCGATGGCTCGCTCGGGCTGGTGGCGCGGCTGTCGGGGCAATTCGCCGTCGGCCGTCCGGCGCGATGGGCGGCGGACAGTTTCGATCTCTCCGCCGGCGGGCTGCATGCGAACGGCACGCTGGCCCTGGAAGCCGACGGCACGGCGCCGCCATTGCTGAGCGGGCGGATCGTCGCCGAGACCTTGCCGCTGCCGGTGCCGCATCCCCGGTCGCCGGAGCCGTTGCCGATCGCTGCCCTGGCCGGCTGGCGCGCCAATCTGCGGCTGGAAGCGGGGCGGGTGCTCGACGGGCTCACCCCGGTGCTGGAACAGGCCGCGGCCACGCTGTCCCTGGCCGAGGGGAAGCTGCGTCTCGAGGGCGGCACGGCGCGGCTCGATGGCGGGACGCTCGGGGGCAGTGCCAGCCTCGATGTCGGGGGGACGGTGCCGGCGCTGGCCGTGCAGGCCACCCTGACCGGCGCGACGGTGGATGGGCCGTTGTTCGGCCTGCCGGTCGATCTGGTCACCGGCCGGGTCGATGCCGGCCTGTCGCTGGAGGCGTCCGGCTATTCCCCCGCGGCCTTGCTGGCAACCTTGTCCGGCGAGGCGAGGGTGACGGCGATGGACGGCACGCTGACCGGGTTCTCGCTGGCCAGTGCCACTGGCGGCCTGCCGGAGGCGGCGCTGCGGACGGCGTTGTCGGGCGGCACCACCGCGTTCACGCGGCTCGATCTGGCCTTGCGGGCCCGGCGTGGCGTTATGGAAGTCACCGAGGCGCGGATGACCGGGGCCTCCGGGGCGGTGACCCTGGGTGGCAGTGTCGACCTGGGCGGCAGCACCGCTGACCTGCGTTTCGGCCTGCTGCCGGCGGTGGCGGATCCGCCCGTGGTTGGCTTGCGCCTGAACGGTCCGCTCGATCAGTTGAAGCGTTCGGCGGAGATGGCGGCGGTGGTCCGCTGGCGCGCCGAGCACGCCGCGCGGCCTTGA
- the mraZ gene encoding division/cell wall cluster transcriptional repressor MraZ, which translates to MTQFVGTHQNRLDAKGRVSIPAPFRNALKNADGVTSLILRPSHTYACIEGWPPAMFEALSAPLQKFDMFSEEQDDLAAVLFAEAYPVEADKEGRIVLPESLKDHASLTEAVLFMGLGRTFQIWEPKAAERRRAEARERVRARGLTLPGTAA; encoded by the coding sequence ATGACCCAGTTTGTGGGCACTCATCAGAACAGGCTGGACGCCAAGGGCCGTGTCTCGATCCCGGCGCCCTTTCGCAACGCCCTGAAGAACGCGGACGGAGTTACCAGCCTGATCCTGCGGCCCTCGCACACCTATGCCTGCATCGAAGGCTGGCCGCCCGCGATGTTCGAGGCGCTGTCCGCGCCGCTGCAGAAATTCGACATGTTCAGCGAGGAACAGGACGATCTTGCCGCTGTCCTGTTCGCCGAGGCCTATCCGGTCGAGGCCGACAAGGAAGGCCGCATCGTGCTTCCCGAAAGCCTGAAGGACCATGCCAGCCTGACCGAAGCCGTGCTGTTCATGGGGCTTGGCCGCACCTTCCAGATCTGGGAACCCAAGGCCGCCGAGCGGCGCCGCGCCGAGGCGCGCGAGCGGGTGCGCGCACGTGGCCTCACGCTGCCGGGAACGGCCGCATGA
- a CDS encoding TerB family tellurite resistance protein, whose translation MAGFAMGGPFGAVVGAALGHAAESGGMGQINPPRFSFPGMDNFGPARLAALLGQRDQVFAISVVVLAAKLSKCDGPVNREEIDAFKRVFRIPPASLPQVGRLFDQAREQSDGYEGYAKQLGGTFADNRGMLEDVLAALFLIARADKPLTLAEQAFLRRVHVGFGLDEAAWERASGARARTTSAAAQAEEDPYAVLGLARGTTDAQVRATWKRLMRENHPDSLASRGVPPEFIARASDKVARINAAWDRIKRERGL comes from the coding sequence ATGGCCGGCTTCGCCATGGGCGGCCCGTTCGGGGCCGTGGTGGGCGCGGCGCTCGGCCATGCCGCGGAATCGGGCGGGATGGGACAGATCAACCCGCCCCGGTTCTCGTTCCCGGGGATGGATAATTTCGGCCCGGCACGGCTGGCGGCGCTGCTCGGCCAGCGCGACCAGGTGTTCGCCATCAGCGTGGTCGTGCTGGCGGCCAAGCTGTCGAAATGCGACGGGCCGGTGAACCGCGAGGAGATCGACGCCTTCAAGCGCGTCTTCCGCATCCCCCCGGCCTCGCTGCCGCAGGTCGGGCGCCTGTTCGACCAGGCGCGCGAGCAGTCGGACGGCTACGAAGGCTACGCAAAACAACTCGGCGGCACCTTCGCTGACAATCGCGGGATGCTCGAGGACGTGTTGGCGGCGCTGTTCCTGATCGCGCGCGCCGACAAGCCGCTGACCCTGGCCGAGCAGGCGTTCCTGCGCCGCGTGCATGTGGGCTTCGGGCTGGACGAGGCAGCATGGGAACGGGCCAGCGGGGCCCGCGCGCGCACCACCAGCGCCGCCGCCCAGGCCGAGGAAGACCCCTATGCCGTGCTCGGCCTCGCGCGCGGCACCACCGACGCACAGGTGCGGGCGACCTGGAAGCGGCTGATGCGGGAGAACCATCCCGACAGCCTGGCCAGCCGCGGCGTGCCGCCGGAGTTCATCGCCCGCGCCAGCGACAAGGTGGCGCGCATCAACGCCGCCTGGGACCGCATCAAGCGCGAGCGCGGCCTGTGA